In Fervidobacterium nodosum Rt17-B1, one genomic interval encodes:
- a CDS encoding 5-(carboxyamino)imidazole ribonucleotide synthase, with translation MNSSKHLYPFKTLGFIGGGQLGKMMAIEAKRMGFRVIALDPNPNCPISNLCDELIVGSLYDEDSLMKLVEKSDVVTYEIEHTNTNFLKELYDKGYNIQPSPYILEIINDKLIQKKYLISNGFPTSKIYELDLSKYSQASERKHIIEDYNITYPFVQKARRGGYDGRGVFVLKTQQDLDKIIPSESYIEEYVDIKKEISVLLARDRNGNIKVYEPVEMIFAEFGNILDMLISPARIGEEIKERAKDIAIKLVEKLNGIGVFAIEMFVTSQDEVLINEIAPRVHNSGHHTIESCFTSQFEQHIRAICDFPLGSTHQHTPAVMINLLGEDGYNGRPVVENLEDVFSTEGAYFHFYGKTNTAPRRKMGHITILDEDIERAIQKAIYLKSKVKIIAK, from the coding sequence ATGAATAGCTCAAAGCATCTTTATCCGTTTAAAACCTTAGGTTTTATCGGTGGCGGACAATTGGGGAAGATGATGGCAATCGAAGCTAAACGTATGGGTTTTCGAGTAATAGCTTTAGACCCGAATCCCAATTGTCCCATCTCAAATCTTTGCGATGAATTGATAGTAGGAAGTCTGTACGATGAAGATTCACTCATGAAGTTAGTTGAGAAATCGGATGTTGTGACATACGAAATAGAACATACAAATACCAATTTCCTGAAAGAATTGTACGATAAAGGTTACAATATCCAACCATCACCATATATCCTTGAGATAATCAACGATAAGCTTATCCAGAAGAAATACCTCATATCAAACGGTTTTCCAACTTCTAAGATATATGAATTAGATTTATCGAAATATTCTCAAGCATCAGAAAGAAAACATATCATTGAAGATTACAATATTACTTATCCATTTGTTCAAAAAGCCAGAAGAGGGGGGTACGACGGTAGGGGGGTTTTTGTTTTAAAAACGCAACAAGATTTAGATAAAATTATCCCCTCAGAGTCGTACATCGAAGAGTATGTTGATATAAAGAAAGAAATTTCCGTTCTTCTTGCAAGGGATAGAAATGGTAACATAAAGGTTTATGAACCGGTTGAAATGATATTTGCTGAGTTCGGGAATATTCTTGATATGTTGATTAGCCCTGCCAGAATAGGCGAAGAGATAAAAGAAAGAGCAAAGGATATTGCTATTAAATTGGTTGAAAAGCTCAATGGTATAGGAGTCTTTGCTATAGAAATGTTTGTAACATCTCAAGATGAAGTTTTAATTAACGAAATTGCTCCTCGTGTTCACAATTCCGGTCATCACACTATCGAATCTTGCTTTACAAGCCAATTTGAACAGCATATAAGAGCTATCTGCGACTTCCCACTTGGTAGTACTCATCAACACACACCAGCAGTCATGATTAATCTTCTTGGTGAAGACGGATACAACGGCAGACCTGTTGTTGAGAATCTCGAAGATGTATTCTCAACAGAGGGTGCATATTTTCATTTTTACGGAAAGACAAACACAGCACCACGAAGAAAGATGGGACATATAACTATTCTGGATGAAGATATTGAAAGAGCGATACAAAAAGCAATTTATTTAAAATCGAAAGTGAAGATTATAGCGAAATAA
- a CDS encoding transglycosylase SLT domain-containing protein — translation MLNNAKKLSKLILVLSFILILSSIALCETPKWFLEVVTKRRANVKEKTTEEFINDLWNTISDISEKYNIDPVFISTVIAIESNFTNAKGPGGVLGMMQILPSTAQGIARLLKLEVPKDGWNALLTDYKLNITYGTAYLSYLYKKTGSLSKALEEYNNGKNKQKYAATIMQQYEYYKSLHEKELKEKAQININTFIETSESSSTQQATQETQETTQETQTTNSTITENSTDTSATKSEN, via the coding sequence TTGCTTAATAATGCCAAAAAGCTTAGCAAATTAATCTTAGTTCTGTCTTTTATTTTAATACTAAGCTCTATAGCGCTTTGTGAAACACCTAAATGGTTTTTGGAAGTGGTTACTAAAAGAAGAGCAAACGTGAAGGAAAAAACAACAGAAGAATTCATTAACGATTTATGGAATACTATTTCAGATATAAGTGAAAAATACAACATTGATCCTGTATTTATAAGCACTGTAATAGCCATAGAAAGTAACTTTACAAATGCTAAAGGTCCCGGTGGGGTACTTGGGATGATGCAGATTTTGCCGTCAACTGCACAAGGTATAGCTAGATTACTTAAACTGGAAGTTCCAAAAGATGGTTGGAATGCTTTGCTCACTGATTATAAATTGAATATAACTTACGGAACAGCATATTTGTCTTACCTTTATAAAAAAACAGGCTCGCTCTCAAAAGCCCTTGAAGAATATAACAATGGTAAAAATAAGCAAAAATATGCTGCCACAATAATGCAACAGTACGAATATTATAAAAGTTTACACGAAAAAGAGCTTAAAGAAAAAGCTCAAATAAACATAAATACATTCATCGAAACTTCGGAAAGTTCATCAACACAACAAGCAACTCAAGAAACACAAGAAACAACTCAAGAAACTCAAACAACAAATTCAACTATAACTGAAAACTCAACCGATACATCAGCAACAAAAAGTGAAAATTGA
- the purE gene encoding 5-(carboxyamino)imidazole ribonucleotide mutase: protein MEKVSHPLVGIIMGSDSDLKVMKDAARVLDDFGIPYELTIVSAHRTPERMYNYAKNAEERGIEVIIAGAGGAAHLPGMVASISTLPVIGVPVKGSSLDGLDSLLSIVQMPKGVPVATVAINNAQNAGLLAVQILSVKYKELRDKLREYKEKLQTEVESKAKKLEEIGYEKYGENL, encoded by the coding sequence ATGGAAAAAGTATCTCATCCTTTGGTGGGAATAATAATGGGTAGTGATTCTGATTTGAAAGTGATGAAAGACGCTGCAAGGGTTTTGGATGATTTTGGCATCCCGTACGAACTTACAATAGTCTCTGCACATAGAACTCCTGAGAGAATGTACAATTACGCAAAAAATGCTGAAGAAAGAGGCATAGAAGTGATTATCGCAGGAGCTGGTGGTGCTGCACACCTTCCCGGAATGGTCGCCTCCATCTCAACGCTTCCTGTTATAGGTGTTCCAGTGAAAGGATCGTCTCTTGATGGGCTCGATTCACTTTTGTCGATAGTCCAAATGCCAAAAGGTGTACCCGTGGCAACAGTTGCGATAAACAACGCGCAGAATGCTGGATTACTCGCTGTGCAGATACTTTCTGTAAAATACAAAGAATTAAGAGATAAACTGAGAGAATACAAAGAAAAATTGCAAACAGAAGTCGAAAGTAAGGCTAAGAAGCTTGAAGAGATAGGCTATGAGAAATACGGTGAGAATTTATA
- a CDS encoding uracil-xanthine permease family protein encodes MEKTDIIGISQENPAKITEFTSNLPTSKKLILSLQHFVAMFGATVLVPLLTGLDPLVALFTAGLGTLLFHFITGGIVPVFLGSSFAFIAPIIMVKEKYGDIRYSLGGIVIAGTVYLIFSLIVKLVGTNVIKKLFPPVVTGPMIMVIGLGLSPVAVNMASSNWPIALVVIITVIASATIFKGFFSLIPVLTGVFVGYITSILAGIIDYSPIVNSAWISVPKFILPKFDWAAISLIAPVAFVTVMEHIGDITTNGAVVGKNFFEKPGVHRTLLGDGLATMVAAMIGGPANTTYSENTGVLAITKVYDPSILRGAAILAMLVAFFSKFGSVLQTIPTAVIGGVSLILFGMIASIGVRTLVEAKVDFSKSRNLIIAALILTLGIGGASIKIGGIELKGMALAAIFGIIANLVIPESLEK; translated from the coding sequence ATGGAAAAAACAGATATTATTGGCATTTCTCAGGAAAATCCCGCTAAAATCACCGAGTTTACATCAAACTTGCCTACCTCAAAGAAACTTATTCTATCACTTCAGCATTTCGTAGCCATGTTCGGAGCAACAGTATTAGTACCTCTTCTCACTGGATTAGATCCTCTCGTTGCACTCTTCACGGCAGGTCTTGGAACGTTACTTTTCCATTTTATCACCGGCGGAATTGTCCCAGTCTTCTTAGGTTCAAGCTTTGCTTTCATTGCCCCAATTATAATGGTTAAAGAAAAATACGGAGATATCAGATACTCGCTTGGTGGAATAGTAATAGCTGGAACAGTTTATCTAATCTTCTCCTTGATTGTCAAGCTGGTTGGTACGAATGTGATTAAGAAACTATTCCCTCCTGTGGTTACCGGTCCGATGATAATGGTGATAGGTTTAGGTCTCTCCCCTGTTGCGGTAAACATGGCATCGTCAAATTGGCCCATAGCGTTGGTAGTTATAATCACAGTTATAGCCTCTGCAACAATCTTCAAAGGATTTTTCTCACTCATTCCAGTCTTAACAGGTGTCTTCGTCGGTTACATCACATCGATACTCGCGGGAATAATTGATTACTCTCCTATCGTAAATTCAGCGTGGATTTCAGTTCCAAAGTTCATACTTCCAAAATTCGACTGGGCTGCGATAAGTTTAATTGCACCGGTGGCGTTTGTCACAGTTATGGAGCATATAGGTGATATAACAACAAACGGTGCAGTTGTTGGAAAGAATTTCTTCGAAAAGCCCGGTGTTCACAGAACGCTGCTTGGTGACGGATTGGCAACAATGGTGGCAGCTATGATAGGTGGTCCTGCAAATACAACGTACAGTGAAAACACAGGAGTACTTGCGATAACTAAAGTATATGATCCGTCTATTCTCAGAGGAGCAGCAATACTGGCTATGTTGGTAGCCTTCTTCTCAAAATTCGGGTCAGTGTTGCAAACTATTCCAACCGCCGTTATCGGTGGAGTTAGTTTAATCCTCTTTGGTATGATAGCCTCTATCGGTGTTAGAACACTTGTGGAAGCCAAAGTCGATTTCTCAAAATCAAGGAACTTAATAATAGCTGCACTTATCTTAACACTCGGTATAGGTGGAGCGAGTATAAAGATAGGTGGTATAGAACTAAAAGGCATGGCACTTGCCGCAATCTTTGGTATTATAGCGAATTTAGTGATACCAGAAAGCTTGGAAAAATAA
- a CDS encoding ATP-binding protein produces the protein MNQTIVFSFPGLVENIKITRAILHTFLTFRGVFDKDIFDTELAINEAIANIIQHTYKGEPKYITMTVNWLEPDTLEIFLRDFGPKVDPSQIKSRDLDDIRPGGLGVYIIKRIFDVMEFKDVSEGNLLYLRKKYLLPPKKED, from the coding sequence TTGAATCAAACAATTGTTTTTTCGTTTCCTGGGTTGGTTGAAAATATAAAAATAACACGTGCTATTTTACATACATTTCTAACATTTAGAGGTGTCTTTGATAAAGACATATTTGATACAGAGTTGGCTATAAACGAAGCTATAGCCAATATTATCCAACATACTTATAAAGGAGAACCAAAGTACATAACAATGACAGTAAATTGGCTAGAACCAGATACATTAGAAATTTTCTTGAGGGACTTTGGGCCAAAAGTTGATCCTTCCCAAATTAAGTCACGTGACCTTGACGACATAAGACCAGGTGGATTGGGAGTATATATAATTAAACGTATATTTGATGTCATGGAATTCAAGGACGTCTCTGAAGGCAATCTCCTCTATTTGAGGAAAAAATACCTACTCCCACCGAAAAAAGAAGATTAG
- a CDS encoding ABC transporter ATP-binding protein — MSNTKKIVISLENISFSYGENFELKDISLYVEEGTFFGIIGPNGSGKTTLLSLIMKFLKPASGKIMINGNDIKHMSHKKIAQNIAYIAQDFNPSYDYTVEEIVEMGGIAHSKNFFDTEVDESKLINALNTVNLVEYRKRPFSTLSGGQQRRVLIARAIYQNTPIIIADELINHLDIGQSVKVMDYLKSLTKMGKTVLGTFHDITIAAKYCDIIALMKDGEITKVGTPKEIINKDILEKIYDINLKIIHSPDVEYPIIVI, encoded by the coding sequence ATGTCAAACACGAAAAAAATTGTAATTTCCTTGGAGAATATATCATTCTCTTACGGTGAAAATTTTGAGTTAAAGGATATTAGCCTATACGTAGAAGAGGGAACGTTCTTCGGTATAATAGGTCCAAACGGCTCGGGTAAAACAACACTTTTATCACTAATAATGAAATTTCTAAAACCCGCTTCGGGAAAAATTATGATAAACGGAAATGATATTAAGCATATGTCACACAAAAAGATAGCACAAAACATTGCGTACATAGCCCAAGATTTCAACCCATCTTACGATTATACAGTTGAAGAAATAGTGGAAATGGGAGGCATAGCTCACTCAAAAAATTTCTTTGATACAGAAGTTGATGAATCGAAACTTATAAATGCTCTTAACACTGTTAATTTAGTAGAGTACAGAAAAAGACCATTTTCAACACTCAGTGGTGGTCAACAAAGACGCGTCCTTATTGCAAGAGCGATTTACCAAAATACACCAATAATAATCGCAGATGAGTTGATAAATCATCTTGACATAGGTCAGTCTGTAAAAGTGATGGATTACTTAAAATCGTTAACAAAAATGGGAAAGACTGTATTAGGAACTTTCCACGATATAACCATCGCTGCGAAATACTGTGACATAATAGCACTTATGAAAGATGGCGAAATAACCAAAGTAGGTACACCAAAAGAAATCATAAATAAAGATATTCTCGAAAAAATATACGATATAAACTTAAAGATTATACACTCTCCAGATGTAGAATACCCAATTATAGTTATTTGA
- a CDS encoding divergent PAP2 family protein, whose protein sequence is MLWLKELFKNTCFLSALFGFLSAQFLKVIIYKDIRVFGRYGGMPSAHVATTSALAWSVGYTTGFSSSQTAIAAIFLSIVTADAVGLRRNVDPNKGHTLMEVIYGFFLGWVVALITVKVMR, encoded by the coding sequence GTGTTGTGGCTTAAAGAATTGTTTAAAAACACATGTTTTCTATCTGCGCTATTTGGATTCCTTTCAGCACAATTTTTGAAAGTTATCATATATAAAGACATAAGAGTTTTCGGACGATACGGGGGTATGCCAAGCGCACATGTGGCTACAACTTCCGCGTTAGCATGGTCAGTTGGATATACAACAGGCTTTTCTTCTTCACAAACCGCTATTGCCGCTATTTTTCTTTCAATAGTTACAGCTGATGCCGTTGGCTTAAGAAGAAACGTTGACCCAAACAAAGGTCATACCCTTATGGAAGTTATATACGGTTTCTTCTTGGGATGGGTCGTTGCTTTGATAACTGTAAAAGTTATGCGCTGA